The following are encoded together in the Bacillus sp. NP157 genome:
- the purE gene encoding 5-(carboxyamino)imidazole ribonucleotide mutase → MTSNDGIEANAPRIGVVMGSRSDWETMEHASSTLARLGIVHEVRVVSAHRTPDLLFDYADAARARGIQVIIAGAGGAAHLPGMIAAKTPLPVFGVPVQSKALNGMDSLLSIAQMPAGIPVGTLAIGRAGATNAALLAASVLALHDPVVAQALDAFRAEQTRTVLDNPDPRT, encoded by the coding sequence ATGACTTCCAACGACGGAATCGAGGCGAACGCACCGCGCATCGGCGTGGTCATGGGTTCGCGTTCGGACTGGGAAACGATGGAACACGCTTCGTCCACGCTGGCCCGCCTGGGCATCGTGCACGAGGTTCGCGTGGTCTCGGCCCACCGCACACCCGACCTGTTGTTCGACTACGCCGACGCGGCCCGCGCCCGTGGCATCCAGGTGATCATTGCTGGCGCCGGCGGCGCCGCCCACCTGCCGGGGATGATCGCCGCGAAGACGCCGCTGCCGGTTTTCGGCGTGCCGGTGCAGTCCAAGGCATTGAATGGCATGGATTCCCTGCTTTCCATCGCGCAGATGCCGGCCGGCATCCCGGTGGGGACGCTGGCCATCGGCCGGGCCGGCGCGACCAATGCGGCGCTGCTCGCCGCCTCGGTGCTGGCCTTGCACGATCCGGTCGTCGCCCAGGCGCTGGACGCCTTCCGCGCCGAGCAGACCCGCACCGTCCTCGACAACCCGGATCCGCGCACGTGA
- a CDS encoding superoxide dismutase [Fe] (SodB; iron binding; present under aerobic and anaerobic conditions; destroys free radicals), whose translation MAFELPPLPYEKNALEPHISAETLEFHYGKHHQTYVTNLNNLVKGTEFEGKSLEDIVKTSSGGIFNNAAQVWNHTFYWNSMRPATQQVEPPAKLADALTKAFGSVDTFKEEFAKQAAGNFGSGWTWLVQRPDGSLAIVNTSNAATPITGSDKPLFTADVWEHAYYIDYRNARPKYLEAFWNLVNWDFAAKNLA comes from the coding sequence ATGGCGTTCGAACTTCCCCCGCTTCCGTATGAGAAGAATGCCCTGGAGCCGCACATCTCGGCCGAGACCCTCGAGTTCCATTACGGCAAGCACCACCAGACCTACGTCACCAATCTCAACAACCTGGTGAAAGGCACCGAGTTCGAGGGCAAGAGCCTCGAAGACATCGTCAAGACCTCGTCGGGCGGCATCTTCAACAACGCCGCACAGGTGTGGAACCACACCTTCTACTGGAACTCCATGCGCCCGGCCACGCAGCAGGTCGAGCCGCCGGCCAAGCTGGCCGACGCACTGACCAAGGCCTTCGGCTCGGTCGACACGTTCAAGGAAGAGTTCGCCAAGCAGGCCGCCGGCAACTTCGGTTCGGGCTGGACCTGGCTTGTGCAGCGCCCGGATGGCTCGCTGGCCATCGTGAACACCTCCAACGCCGCCACGCCGATCACCGGCAGCGACAAGCCGCTGTTCACGGCCGACGTGTGGGAACACGCCTACTACATCGACTACCGCAACGCCCGCCCTAAGTACCTGGAAGCGTTCTGGAACCTCGTGAACTGGGACTTCGCCGCGAAGAACCTGGCCTGA
- a CDS encoding lysophospholipid acyltransferase family protein gives MLSIDRTLQERLPWLAQHPKLRKPLTGLLGTLAHEERFNGVLDALKDTQGIEFAERVLEHLGVSCSITERERENIPVEGPLIVVANHPLGMVDAMALVQMIASVRRDIRVLGNEVLAAVPQMGPLLLPVDIFGKGATSRMRALFRSIEAGEVLVMFPAGEVSRVRAGGVRDGKWSDGFARIAAKAGIPVLPVHINARNSVAFYGLSMLAKPLSTAMLPREATSGKQRLGIRIGKLVDADELKQVSDGSSERAAKLMRRHVYRVGQQRGLVFGGQTPLAHPEPIERVVAELAKAEVLADLGGGKKALLVQGSSDSAVLREIGRLRELTFRRVGEGTGKRRDLDAYDPYYEHLVLWDEKALRIVGAYRFGHGAKLIGERGMSSLYTSSLFDYSPALESRLAQGLELGRSFIAPAYWRWSRALDQLWQGIGLYLRRHPDIRYMFGPVSMSAAIPREGREWIAAAHQHFFGVQGLAAARQPFLIPQETLESVRAELEGLDAAGGLGKLKNRLDALGVTLPVLYRQYVDLVDPQGVQFLAFGEDPDFAGCVDGLVMLDLQSLKPAKRARYLGT, from the coding sequence ATGCTGAGCATCGACCGCACCCTGCAGGAACGCTTGCCATGGCTGGCCCAGCATCCGAAGCTGCGCAAGCCGCTGACCGGGCTGCTTGGCACGCTTGCCCATGAAGAACGCTTCAATGGCGTCCTCGATGCATTGAAAGACACCCAGGGCATCGAGTTCGCCGAGCGCGTGCTCGAGCACCTCGGCGTCAGCTGCAGCATCACCGAGCGCGAACGCGAAAACATCCCGGTGGAAGGCCCGCTCATCGTCGTGGCCAACCACCCGTTGGGGATGGTCGACGCGATGGCCCTGGTCCAGATGATCGCCTCGGTGCGCCGCGACATCCGCGTGCTGGGCAATGAAGTGCTTGCCGCCGTCCCGCAGATGGGCCCGCTGCTCCTGCCGGTCGACATCTTCGGCAAGGGCGCCACCTCGCGCATGCGTGCACTGTTCCGCAGCATCGAGGCGGGCGAAGTGCTGGTCATGTTCCCCGCCGGCGAAGTGTCGCGGGTGCGCGCCGGCGGCGTGCGCGACGGCAAGTGGTCGGACGGTTTCGCCCGCATCGCGGCGAAGGCCGGCATCCCCGTGCTTCCCGTGCATATCAATGCGCGCAATTCGGTCGCGTTCTACGGCCTGTCGATGCTGGCCAAGCCGCTGAGCACCGCCATGCTTCCGCGCGAGGCGACCTCGGGCAAGCAGCGACTCGGCATCCGCATCGGCAAGCTGGTCGATGCCGATGAATTGAAGCAGGTTAGCGACGGGTCGTCCGAGCGCGCTGCGAAGCTGATGCGCCGCCACGTGTATCGCGTCGGCCAGCAGCGTGGCCTGGTGTTCGGTGGACAGACCCCGCTGGCGCATCCCGAACCGATCGAGCGCGTCGTCGCCGAATTGGCGAAGGCGGAAGTGCTGGCCGATCTTGGCGGTGGCAAGAAGGCCTTGCTGGTGCAAGGTTCGAGCGATAGCGCGGTACTGCGCGAGATCGGCCGCCTGCGTGAACTGACCTTCCGCCGCGTCGGCGAGGGCACCGGCAAGCGCCGCGACCTCGATGCCTACGATCCGTATTACGAGCACCTGGTGCTGTGGGACGAGAAGGCGCTGCGTATCGTTGGCGCGTATCGTTTCGGCCACGGTGCCAAGCTGATCGGCGAGCGTGGCATGAGCTCGCTCTATACCTCGAGCCTGTTCGATTATTCGCCGGCGCTTGAATCGCGCCTGGCCCAGGGCCTCGAGCTCGGCCGCAGCTTCATTGCACCGGCGTACTGGCGCTGGTCGCGTGCACTGGACCAGCTGTGGCAGGGCATTGGCCTCTACCTGCGGCGCCATCCGGATATCCGCTACATGTTCGGTCCGGTGAGCATGTCGGCGGCGATCCCGCGCGAGGGTCGCGAGTGGATCGCGGCGGCACACCAGCACTTCTTCGGCGTGCAGGGCCTGGCGGCAGCTCGCCAGCCATTCCTGATCCCGCAGGAAACGCTGGAGTCGGTCCGCGCCGAGCTGGAAGGCCTGGATGCGGCCGGCGGGCTCGGTAAGCTGAAGAATCGCCTCGACGCGCTCGGCGTCACCCTGCCGGTGCTGTACCGCCAGTATGTCGACCTGGTCGATCCGCAGGGCGTGCAGTTCCTCGCCTTCGGCGAAGACCCGGATTTCGCCGGCTGCGTCGACGGCCTGGTGATGCTCGACCTGCAGAGCCTCAAGCCCGCCAAGCGCGCCCGCTACCTCGGTACCTGA
- the nadC gene encoding carboxylating nicotinate-nucleotide diphosphorylase, with the protein MLADVDRAFAEDVGPGDATADLLDPNATATAVLTCREEAVLCGTAWFDASFRKLDPDVRIEWLAHDGDRIAAGSAICRLAGKARALVTAERSALNFLQLLSATATVTSRYVDAIAGTRTRVLDTRKTLPGLRRAQKYAVRCGGGTNHRIGLFDAMMLKENHIIAAGGIPAAVRAARSIHPSLPLIVEVEGMEELAQAVEAGADRALLDNFTPAMLVEAVAYTAGRIPLEVSGNVEIDTIRAIADTGVDFISSGALTKNVRAIDLSLRLDL; encoded by the coding sequence ATCCTCGCCGACGTCGACCGCGCCTTCGCCGAAGACGTCGGCCCGGGCGACGCCACGGCCGACCTGCTGGACCCGAATGCCACGGCCACGGCGGTGCTCACCTGTCGCGAAGAGGCGGTGCTCTGCGGCACTGCATGGTTCGACGCCAGCTTCCGCAAACTCGATCCCGATGTGCGCATCGAATGGCTCGCCCACGACGGCGACCGGATCGCTGCCGGGTCGGCCATCTGCCGGCTTGCCGGCAAGGCGCGCGCGCTGGTGACGGCAGAACGCTCCGCCCTCAACTTCCTGCAGCTGCTATCGGCCACGGCGACGGTCACCTCGCGCTACGTCGATGCGATCGCGGGCACGCGCACACGGGTTCTCGACACGCGCAAGACCCTGCCCGGCCTGCGTCGCGCGCAGAAGTACGCGGTGCGCTGCGGTGGCGGCACCAACCATCGCATCGGCCTGTTCGACGCGATGATGCTGAAGGAAAACCACATCATCGCCGCCGGCGGCATCCCCGCCGCCGTGCGCGCCGCCAGGTCGATCCACCCTAGCCTGCCACTGATCGTCGAAGTAGAAGGGATGGAGGAACTGGCCCAGGCCGTGGAAGCCGGTGCAGACCGCGCCCTGCTCGACAACTTCACCCCGGCGATGCTCGTCGAGGCCGTGGCCTACACCGCGGGGCGGATTCCACTGGAAGTGTCGGGCAACGTGGAAATCGACACGATCCGCGCAATCGCCGACACCGGCGTCGATTTCATCTCCAGCGGCGCCCTGACCAAGAACGTCCGCGCCATCGACCTCTCCCTCCGCCTCGACCTGTAG
- the grxD gene encoding Grx4 family monothiol glutaredoxin, protein MDVVDEIKAIVAAHPIVLFMKGTPEYPTCGFSDRAVKALQAAGATFHSVNVVADPRIRASLPHYSNWPTFPQLFLLGEFIGGCDIVEDLHAAGELKRMAADVAGAAT, encoded by the coding sequence ATGGACGTCGTAGACGAGATCAAGGCCATCGTGGCGGCACATCCGATCGTGCTTTTCATGAAAGGCACGCCGGAATACCCCACCTGCGGATTCTCCGACCGCGCGGTGAAGGCCTTGCAGGCGGCCGGCGCGACGTTCCATTCGGTGAACGTGGTGGCCGACCCGCGCATCCGCGCCAGCCTGCCACATTATTCCAACTGGCCGACCTTCCCCCAGCTGTTCCTGCTGGGTGAGTTCATCGGTGGCTGCGACATCGTGGAAGACCTGCACGCCGCCGGCGAGCTGAAGCGGATGGCGGCCGACGTCGCCGGGGCCGCCACGTGA
- a CDS encoding YhgN family NAAT transporter, with protein sequence MTTLSAGILLFLIMDPLGNIPLFLALLKDVPPQRRRKVMVRELLIALAVLIAFLLGGQVILKLLQLRQESVSIGGGIVLFLIGIRMVFPPVEGGVFGKQGEGEPFIVPMAIPGVAGPSAMAALLLLTNSQPGRTAEWGIALFLAWLATAVILLSSTFLFKWLGESVLTALERLMGMLLIALSVQMFLGGVSSYLHIAV encoded by the coding sequence ATGACGACGTTGTCCGCGGGCATCCTGCTGTTCCTGATCATGGACCCGCTGGGCAACATCCCGCTCTTCCTCGCCCTGCTGAAGGACGTGCCGCCGCAGCGCCGGCGCAAGGTCATGGTGCGCGAGCTCCTGATCGCCCTGGCCGTGCTGATCGCGTTCCTGCTCGGCGGCCAGGTCATTCTCAAGCTGCTCCAGCTGCGCCAGGAGTCGGTGAGCATTGGCGGCGGCATCGTGTTGTTCCTGATCGGCATCCGCATGGTCTTCCCGCCCGTGGAGGGCGGGGTGTTCGGCAAGCAGGGCGAGGGCGAGCCCTTCATCGTGCCGATGGCGATCCCCGGCGTGGCCGGCCCGTCGGCGATGGCGGCCCTGTTGCTCCTGACCAATTCCCAGCCCGGCCGGACGGCGGAGTGGGGTATCGCGCTGTTCCTGGCCTGGCTGGCCACGGCGGTGATCCTGCTCAGCTCCACCTTCCTGTTCAAGTGGCTCGGTGAGAGTGTTCTCACGGCACTTGAGCGGCTGATGGGTATGTTGCTGATCGCCTTGTCGGTGCAAATGTTCCTGGGCGGCGTATCGTCTTATCTGCACATTGCCGTATGA
- a CDS encoding DUF3301 domain-containing protein produces MNSVSDLFWLLGIAAVIASWYQLTRAREVAVRAATALCKRHGLQLLDQSVGLRAIRLQGVDGGRRLERCYAFEVSEDGQSRQPARIWMAGDEVASYSLPHADNPELETVVATETGLPGNVISLADRRRVH; encoded by the coding sequence ATGAACTCCGTATCCGACCTTTTCTGGCTGCTGGGCATCGCGGCGGTGATCGCCAGCTGGTACCAGCTGACGCGGGCCCGTGAAGTGGCCGTGCGCGCGGCGACGGCGCTGTGCAAGCGGCACGGGCTACAGCTGCTCGACCAGTCGGTCGGGCTGCGCGCCATTCGCCTGCAGGGTGTCGACGGCGGTCGCCGGCTGGAACGCTGCTATGCGTTCGAAGTCAGCGAGGATGGGCAAAGCCGGCAACCGGCCAGGATCTGGATGGCGGGCGACGAGGTCGCCAGCTATTCGCTACCGCATGCGGATAACCCGGAGCTGGAGACGGTCGTGGCGACCGAGACCGGCTTGCCGGGGAATGTAATTTCGCTGGCGGATCGTCGGCGGGTGCATTGA
- a CDS encoding SDR family NAD(P)-dependent oxidoreductase: MSVLPSAVLPEGWSPAPGVLAGRVYVVTGATGGLGGETARAIVRAGGTVVITGRKVRLLERFHDELVALGGTQPVIHPLDLESATPNDFAALADGLEQEFGRLDGLVHAAAHFNELTPLAMHKPDDWLRAMQVNVSAPFALTQACMPLLGRADDSAVVFVLDDPDRVSRAHWGGYGVSKAAVERMAAVMHAEHKGGAMRVHALLPPPMRTALRRAAYYGENTMEKPLPTASAEAIVYLLSGAGADARGTVLDIRPTH; encoded by the coding sequence GTGAGCGTGCTGCCGTCGGCCGTGCTGCCCGAAGGCTGGTCGCCCGCGCCCGGCGTCCTGGCCGGTCGCGTCTATGTCGTCACCGGCGCCACCGGTGGCCTCGGTGGCGAAACCGCCCGCGCGATCGTCCGCGCCGGCGGCACGGTGGTGATCACCGGCCGCAAGGTGCGCCTGCTGGAACGCTTCCATGACGAGCTGGTCGCCCTCGGCGGCACCCAGCCGGTGATCCACCCGCTGGACCTGGAAAGCGCCACCCCGAACGATTTCGCCGCCCTCGCCGATGGCCTGGAGCAGGAGTTCGGCCGGCTCGACGGGCTGGTCCATGCCGCGGCGCATTTCAACGAACTGACGCCGCTGGCGATGCACAAGCCCGACGACTGGCTGCGCGCGATGCAGGTGAATGTCTCGGCGCCGTTCGCGCTGACCCAGGCCTGCATGCCGTTGCTGGGGCGCGCCGACGACAGCGCGGTGGTGTTCGTGCTCGACGACCCGGACCGGGTCTCGCGTGCCCACTGGGGCGGCTACGGCGTGTCCAAGGCCGCCGTCGAGCGCATGGCCGCCGTGATGCACGCCGAACACAAGGGCGGTGCGATGCGTGTCCACGCACTGCTGCCGCCGCCGATGCGCACGGCCCTGCGCCGCGCCGCTTACTACGGCGAAAACACCATGGAGAAGCCGCTGCCCACCGCGTCGGCCGAAGCCATCGTCTACCTGCTTTCCGGGGCCGGCGCCGACGCGCGCGGCACCGTCCTCGATATCCGCCCCACCCACTGA
- a CDS encoding glutathione S-transferase N-terminal domain-containing protein — protein MVQNARSRTALTLYTSASDIHCHRTRLVLAAKGVAYDRIILKPDVPTPDLLELNPYGTLPTLVDRDLTVYDTLIVTEFLDERYPHPPLMPIDPLSRARLRLATWRIENDWLPEIEAILEGGRGADAARKRLREHLLFSVDLFRASRFFLNPEMSLIDCLVAPVVWRLPWLGVDLGPSGKPIVDYGERLFHSQGFARSLTPEERDMRPDFNFAPG, from the coding sequence ATGGTCCAGAATGCACGTTCGCGCACGGCGCTGACGCTTTATACGAGCGCCAGCGACATCCACTGCCACCGTACGCGCCTGGTGCTGGCGGCGAAGGGTGTGGCGTATGACAGGATCATCCTGAAGCCGGACGTGCCCACGCCGGACCTGCTCGAGCTCAACCCCTACGGCACCTTGCCGACCCTGGTCGACCGCGACCTGACGGTGTACGACACCCTGATCGTCACTGAATTCCTCGACGAACGTTACCCGCATCCTCCGTTGATGCCGATCGATCCGCTGTCTCGGGCTCGCCTGCGACTGGCGACCTGGCGGATCGAGAACGACTGGCTGCCCGAAATCGAGGCCATCCTGGAAGGCGGCCGGGGTGCCGATGCGGCGCGCAAGCGGCTGCGCGAACACCTGCTGTTTTCCGTGGATCTGTTCCGCGCCTCGCGGTTTTTCCTCAACCCTGAGATGAGCCTCATCGATTGCCTGGTGGCGCCGGTGGTCTGGCGGCTGCCCTGGCTGGGCGTTGACCTCGGCCCGTCCGGCAAGCCGATCGTGGATTACGGCGAGCGGCTGTTCCACAGCCAGGGCTTCGCGAGGAGCCTCACGCCAGAGGAGCGGGACATGCGTCCGGACTTCAATTTCGCGCCCGGTTAG
- a CDS encoding 5-(carboxyamino)imidazole ribonucleotide synthase: MTRTLPTVGILGGGQLARMLALAASPLGIRTLAVDGSADACAGQVTELVVADWSDEAALAEVARRVDVLTFDFENVPAAAAERLAGLVDVFPNPRALSVAQDRLSEKTLFRECGLGTPDFEAVDTREDLVRAVERIGVPAVLKTRRLGYDGKGQFRLKTAEDIDAAWAALGEAAGQVGLVLEAFVPFERELSVVAVRGRDGAFRTWPLTRNWHVDGVLSVSLAPAPGTTDALEQAATAHARKVAEALDYVGVFALELFVCEGKLLGNEMAPRVHNSGHWTIEGAHTSQFENHVRAVLGLPLGDTGVRGASAMLNWIGEMPDPAPILSVADGHWHDYGKESRPGRKVGHATVCAQDAGSLREKLREVGVGLGREGQVAPAVEALG; this comes from the coding sequence GTGACCCGCACGCTTCCGACCGTCGGCATCCTGGGCGGTGGGCAGCTGGCCCGCATGCTCGCCCTGGCGGCCTCGCCGCTGGGCATCCGCACCCTCGCCGTCGACGGCAGTGCTGATGCCTGCGCCGGCCAGGTCACCGAGCTGGTGGTCGCCGACTGGTCCGACGAGGCCGCGCTGGCCGAGGTCGCCCGCCGGGTGGACGTGCTCACCTTCGATTTCGAGAACGTCCCTGCCGCTGCGGCCGAGCGCCTGGCCGGGCTGGTCGACGTGTTCCCGAACCCGCGCGCGCTGTCCGTCGCCCAGGACCGCCTGAGCGAGAAAACCCTGTTCCGCGAATGCGGCCTGGGTACCCCCGATTTCGAAGCCGTGGACACGCGCGAGGACCTGGTCCGCGCCGTGGAGCGTATCGGTGTGCCCGCCGTGCTGAAGACCCGCCGGCTGGGCTACGACGGCAAGGGCCAGTTCCGCCTGAAGACCGCCGAAGACATCGACGCCGCCTGGGCCGCCCTCGGCGAAGCGGCCGGGCAGGTCGGCCTGGTCCTCGAAGCCTTCGTGCCGTTCGAGCGCGAACTCTCGGTGGTTGCCGTGCGTGGCCGCGATGGTGCGTTCCGCACGTGGCCGCTGACCCGCAACTGGCACGTCGATGGCGTGCTGTCGGTGAGCCTGGCCCCCGCGCCGGGTACCACGGACGCGCTGGAGCAGGCCGCCACGGCGCATGCCCGCAAGGTGGCCGAGGCGCTGGATTACGTCGGCGTGTTCGCGCTGGAGCTGTTCGTCTGCGAGGGCAAGCTGCTCGGCAACGAGATGGCGCCGCGCGTGCACAACTCGGGGCACTGGACGATCGAAGGCGCGCATACCAGCCAGTTCGAGAACCACGTGCGCGCCGTGCTCGGCCTGCCGTTGGGCGATACCGGCGTGCGCGGGGCGAGCGCCATGCTTAACTGGATCGGCGAGATGCCCGATCCGGCGCCGATCCTGTCGGTGGCCGATGGCCACTGGCATGACTACGGTAAAGAAAGCCGCCCGGGCCGAAAGGTCGGCCATGCCACCGTGTGTGCCCAGGACGCCGGCAGCCTTCGCGAGAAGTTGCGCGAGGTGGGTGTCGGGCTGGGGCGGGAAGGGCAGGTGGCGCCGGCTGTCGAGGCGCTGGGCTGA
- a CDS encoding DUF1631 domain-containing protein, with the protein MSNASEPSNVVDLSQRLDPRSERVGALLATVRGLATKRLHALASNMFENIDDALFDLAEKAENNAAQTQFFDGMREVRKKRAIVERTFLGQVARDLADFSAGRTRAPEADNQTRPLANIELSLVGENELEESLAVTSMVGKNEQRLARALFAVNQRLSVICGGNKMDDASNPVGPQSLAGAFRQALRELIVEVRVKLIIYKLFDRYVLAGIDELYDDINNELAAAGVLPQLRHEISTRRSDAPAPMGPDSTATPVAHPTAAPVTDAAAAEFMQSLHALFSARRGMVTPGAQGGASMGGGMPMPTGPLPSPTELLGALALLQSQIAVLPTSAAHLSSQADMARDVAQLKDQLLAQIGQLRGQQTAHVSGVDEDTIDLVGMLFEFILEDRNLPAEMQVLLARLQIPYLKVALLDRRMFAHKSHPARQLLDALADAAKGWSHEGDRDGRLFDKVKSIVERLLHDFDDDVAIFNRLAAELQDFLDVVRKRAELAEQRVAESTRGREKLEHARRRAAQEIVTRIGGANLPPLIYGVLTRAWANYVVLTLLRQGEESAEFRESLRFIDHFIASAKPVYDTDTRRDLRALLPGIERSLRRGLASVAFQEADTEQLLAQLHAFYRQQLGEVTPELDSGTLVSSVMPLPEAIQAIEEPVLEPEPEDESEALLDEAFDERYLSQARELKVGQWLEFTAEDGTTDRAKLSWVSPISGRFLFVNRRGLKVADHSLAGLAQAFAQGTARVLDSTLLFDRAMDAIVEKLRTPDAP; encoded by the coding sequence ATGAGTAACGCGAGCGAACCGTCCAATGTGGTGGATCTAAGCCAGCGCCTCGATCCGCGCAGCGAACGGGTGGGCGCGCTCCTCGCCACCGTGCGCGGCCTCGCCACCAAGCGCCTGCATGCGCTTGCAAGCAACATGTTCGAGAACATCGACGACGCCCTGTTCGACCTGGCCGAGAAGGCCGAGAACAACGCGGCGCAGACCCAGTTTTTCGACGGCATGCGCGAAGTGCGCAAGAAACGCGCGATCGTCGAGCGGACCTTCCTCGGCCAGGTCGCCCGCGACCTGGCCGATTTTTCCGCGGGTCGCACCCGCGCCCCGGAAGCCGATAACCAGACCCGCCCGCTCGCCAACATCGAGCTGAGCCTGGTCGGCGAGAACGAGCTGGAAGAGTCGCTCGCCGTCACCTCGATGGTCGGCAAGAACGAGCAGCGCCTCGCGCGCGCCCTGTTCGCCGTCAACCAGCGCCTGTCGGTGATCTGCGGCGGCAACAAGATGGACGACGCCAGCAACCCCGTCGGTCCGCAATCGCTGGCAGGCGCGTTCCGCCAGGCCCTGCGCGAGCTGATCGTCGAAGTCCGGGTAAAGCTGATCATCTACAAGCTGTTCGATCGCTATGTCCTGGCCGGCATCGACGAGCTGTACGACGACATCAACAACGAGCTGGCGGCGGCCGGCGTCCTGCCGCAGCTGCGCCACGAGATTTCCACCCGGCGCAGCGATGCGCCCGCGCCGATGGGCCCGGATTCCACCGCCACGCCGGTGGCCCACCCGACGGCGGCACCGGTGACCGACGCCGCCGCGGCCGAGTTCATGCAGTCGCTGCATGCGCTGTTTTCGGCGCGCAGGGGCATGGTCACGCCAGGTGCACAGGGTGGCGCCAGCATGGGCGGCGGCATGCCGATGCCGACGGGCCCACTGCCCAGCCCAACCGAGCTGCTCGGCGCGCTGGCACTCCTGCAGAGCCAGATCGCCGTGCTGCCCACCAGCGCCGCGCACCTGTCCAGCCAGGCCGACATGGCCCGCGACGTGGCCCAGCTGAAGGACCAACTGCTCGCCCAGATCGGCCAGCTGCGCGGCCAGCAGACCGCGCACGTCTCCGGCGTCGACGAAGACACCATCGACCTGGTCGGCATGCTCTTCGAGTTCATCCTCGAAGACCGCAACCTCCCGGCCGAAATGCAGGTGCTGCTTGCACGCCTGCAGATCCCGTACCTCAAGGTGGCCCTGCTCGACCGGCGCATGTTCGCGCACAAGTCGCACCCGGCACGCCAGTTACTCGACGCCCTGGCCGACGCCGCCAAGGGCTGGTCGCACGAGGGCGATCGCGACGGCCGCCTGTTCGACAAGGTGAAGTCGATCGTCGAGCGCCTGTTGCACGACTTCGACGACGACGTGGCGATCTTCAATCGCCTCGCCGCGGAACTGCAGGACTTCCTCGACGTGGTGCGCAAGCGCGCCGAGCTCGCCGAGCAGCGCGTGGCCGAGTCCACCCGCGGCCGTGAAAAGCTCGAGCATGCCCGCCGCCGCGCCGCCCAGGAGATCGTCACCCGCATCGGTGGCGCGAACCTGCCGCCGCTGATCTACGGCGTGCTGACCCGCGCGTGGGCCAACTACGTGGTGCTCACCCTGCTTCGCCAGGGCGAGGAATCCGCCGAGTTCCGTGAATCGCTGCGTTTCATCGACCATTTCATCGCCAGCGCGAAGCCGGTCTACGACACCGACACGCGACGCGACCTGCGCGCCCTGCTCCCGGGCATCGAGCGTTCGCTGCGCCGCGGCCTGGCCTCGGTGGCGTTCCAGGAAGCCGACACCGAACAGTTGCTGGCCCAGCTGCACGCCTTCTATCGCCAGCAGCTCGGCGAAGTCACGCCGGAACTGGACAGCGGCACCCTGGTGTCGAGCGTGATGCCGCTGCCCGAGGCCATCCAGGCCATCGAGGAGCCGGTGCTCGAGCCGGAACCGGAAGACGAAAGCGAAGCGCTGCTCGACGAAGCCTTCGACGAGCGCTACCTCTCGCAGGCGCGTGAACTCAAGGTCGGCCAGTGGCTGGAATTCACCGCCGAAGATGGCACCACCGACCGCGCGAAGCTGTCATGGGTCAGCCCGATCAGCGGCCGCTTCCTGTTCGTGAACCGCCGTGGCCTGAAGGTCGCCGACCACAGCCTTGCCGGCCTCGCCCAGGCCTTCGCGCAGGGTACGGCCCGCGTGCTCGATTCCACCCTGCTGTTCGACCGCGCGATGGATGCCATCGTCGAAAAACTGCGCACGCCCGACGCACCCTGA
- a CDS encoding ClpXP protease specificity-enhancing factor yields the protein MDTNESPGMTSNRPYLLRAIYDWISDNGLTPYVLVDANLPGVKVPSHVVKNGQVVLNLAMRAVANLDLGNDRIAFQARFSGVSQSIVIPIAAVLALYAQENGQGMMFPADENEAEGDGMAPTLEAVDDNASAPATGGDDDRPKRGAPHLRVVK from the coding sequence ATGGATACGAACGAAAGCCCGGGCATGACCTCCAATCGGCCCTACCTGCTGCGCGCCATCTACGACTGGATCAGCGATAACGGCCTGACCCCCTACGTGCTGGTGGACGCCAACCTGCCCGGCGTGAAAGTGCCGTCGCACGTGGTCAAGAACGGCCAGGTCGTGCTCAACCTCGCCATGCGCGCCGTGGCCAATCTGGATCTCGGCAACGATCGCATCGCCTTCCAGGCCCGTTTCTCCGGCGTGAGCCAGAGCATCGTGATCCCGATCGCCGCGGTGCTGGCGCTCTACGCGCAGGAAAACGGCCAGGGCATGATGTTCCCGGCCGACGAAAACGAAGCCGAAGGCGACGGCATGGCGCCGACCCTGGAAGCCGTGGACGACAACGCCAGCGCACCGGCGACCGGCGGCGACGACGATCGCCCCAAGCGCGGCGCCCCCCACCTCCGCGTCGTCAAGTAG